In Deinococcus proteolyticus MRP, a single genomic region encodes these proteins:
- a CDS encoding DsbA family protein, which produces MTKTKLTYVTDTYCIWCWGFGEALRGFAQQNADRIELEVLPGGLLVGDRVQPVGEKPRVLESAARVANMTGVPTGEGFRRSVEEGSTVLDSGVAARAYWALHSLAPSRGLDIAHALQHAWYWDGLDLHDPAVIGGVARELGLDAAAAARALADPAAEIQALAGFERRQTLDISGYPTLLVHGPHGTQRIGGARATPAKLTAAFEQVLAGETVEEEDEE; this is translated from the coding sequence ATGACCAAAACCAAGCTGACCTATGTCACCGACACCTACTGCATCTGGTGCTGGGGCTTCGGCGAGGCGCTGCGTGGATTTGCCCAGCAGAACGCAGACCGCATCGAATTGGAAGTGCTGCCCGGCGGCCTGCTGGTTGGGGACCGGGTGCAGCCGGTAGGCGAAAAACCCCGCGTGCTGGAATCGGCGGCGCGGGTGGCCAACATGACGGGCGTGCCCACCGGCGAGGGCTTTCGCCGCAGCGTGGAGGAGGGCAGCACCGTGCTGGATTCCGGCGTGGCGGCGCGGGCGTACTGGGCGCTGCACTCGCTGGCGCCGTCGCGTGGACTGGACATTGCCCATGCCCTGCAGCACGCCTGGTACTGGGACGGCCTGGACCTGCATGACCCGGCAGTGATTGGGGGTGTGGCCCGCGAACTGGGACTGGACGCTGCCGCTGCTGCCCGCGCCCTTGCCGACCCTGCGGCCGAAATTCAGGCGCTGGCCGGCTTCGAGCGCCGCCAGACGCTGGACATCTCCGGTTATCCCACGCTGCTGGTACATGGTCCGCATGGCACGCAGCGTATCGGCGGAGCCAGGGCCACACCTGCCAAGCTGACCGCCGCCTTTGAGCAGGTGCTGGCCGGCGAAACGGTAGAGGAAGAAGACGAGGAATAA